A stretch of Alkalicella caledoniensis DNA encodes these proteins:
- a CDS encoding carbamoyl phosphate synthase small subunit translates to MANLVMKNGAVFPGETTGNLNKIVGEVVFNTSIVGYEEVLTDPSYKGQIVVFTYPSIGNYGFEMIKGKNIYPKAIVIQNSWVNEDIFEEINQLPIVIIRGVDTRKIAELIRDEGTMLGAIIKSNKFEETVKYLNTTTICNPVAQVTCESKYTIKPNIKKVAVLDFGIKEGILNHLIKRNLNLEVFPAFSNAKEILDSDPDGILLSNGPGDPRELQSVIDTIKELIGKVPIMGICLGHQLLSLSLGCEVEKMKYGHRGGNHGVKDLKLDKTFITAQNHGYVVKKESVLENDQLEISHININDGSIEGICHKKLPVLSIQFHPEGSPGTQETEYLFQKFINLL, encoded by the coding sequence ATGGCAAACTTAGTGATGAAAAATGGAGCTGTTTTTCCTGGGGAGACAACAGGTAATCTAAATAAAATAGTAGGGGAAGTTGTTTTTAATACATCAATAGTTGGATATGAGGAAGTGTTAACAGACCCGTCTTACAAGGGACAAATAGTTGTTTTTACTTATCCATCCATAGGTAACTATGGCTTTGAGATGATTAAGGGTAAAAATATATACCCAAAGGCAATAGTAATTCAAAATAGTTGGGTAAATGAAGATATCTTTGAAGAAATAAACCAATTGCCTATTGTTATAATAAGGGGTGTAGATACAAGAAAAATAGCTGAGCTAATTAGAGACGAAGGTACAATGCTAGGTGCTATTATAAAAAGCAATAAATTTGAAGAAACCGTTAAATATCTCAACACAACTACTATTTGTAATCCTGTAGCACAGGTTACATGTGAGAGTAAATATACAATCAAACCAAATATAAAAAAAGTGGCAGTGTTAGACTTTGGAATAAAGGAAGGTATCCTTAATCATTTGATTAAAAGAAATCTTAACCTTGAAGTCTTTCCTGCCTTTTCTAATGCCAAGGAAATCTTAGACTCAGATCCTGATGGGATATTACTATCCAATGGCCCTGGAGACCCTAGAGAACTCCAGTCAGTAATCGATACAATTAAAGAGTTAATTGGAAAAGTTCCAATCATGGGTATATGCTTAGGACATCAACTATTGTCCCTTAGTTTAGGATGTGAAGTTGAAAAAATGAAATATGGTCATAGGGGTGGTAATCATGGTGTTAAAGACTTAAAGCTAGATAAAACTTTCATAACTGCACAAAATCATGGATACGTGGTTAAAAAAGAGAGTGTTCTAGAAAACGACCAGCTAGAAATATCCCACATAAATATAAACGACGGCAGTATTGAAGGAATATGCCATAAAAAGCTACCAGTCCTTTCCATACAGTTCCACCCTGAAGGGTCGCCAGGAACACAAGAGACGGAGTATCTTTTCCAAAAATTTATAAATTTACTATAG
- the carB gene encoding carbamoyl-phosphate synthase (glutamine-hydrolyzing) large subunit yields MLNVEGKKVLVLGSGPIVIGQGAEFDYGGSQGCKVLKENKAHVVLVNNNPATVMTDSDMADKIYFEYTDPKTVKKIIKKEKPEYVLASLGGQSGLNTVTELWDEGFLQKHKVTLLGSNIDTIKKGEDRFLFKELMDKVDVPTIDGKTVQEIQEGLKVAEEFGYPVVVRPAYTLGGKGGGVAENPNQLKSILKDGLASSFRNQVLIEKSISGYREIEFEVVRDRVGNKLTVCSMENFDPVGVHTGDSIVVAPCQTLNDKEYQYMRFKALEIIEEMKIVGACNIQFAVSPEGEDFHYYIIEVNPRVSRSSALASKATGYPIAKFATLLALDYRLDEITNFITKKTSGFFEPVLDYLVVKIPRWPFDKFDEGCRSLGTKMKATGEVMSIDKNFAAGLLKGIRGLELGYEHILIDKYKDIPIEDLMEQLSKPDDLRIFKIAQCLKRGITVEQIRKITKIHTYFLKILSSIITVDMDLQKTKLNHLTKKQILKAKIMGFGDKYLSQLYKMDLIKWMNYRAKDLGITPYFGVVDTCGGEFLANTPYYYNTYSKTFEDLKNSLENNVLVIGSGPIRIGQGVEFDYCTVRGIKALQELGYNAIILNNNPETVSTDFDVADLLLFESITEEEVYNITKLVGVSGAILQLGGQTAIKLGSFLENLDVNILGTSFNSIDFLEDRDKFYQILTEIGVNKTEGKFISNWEVDKNSIAEGELPMIVRPSYVLGGQGMEVVWTLEELKRYINKAENTGTTPVLVERFLTGTEVEVDAIADGKDITIIGIMEHVERAGIHSGDSIGVYPARNINKDIKNSLYNITQKIVEKLQIRGLINLQYCISDGEIYCLEANPRASRTIPFLSKALGMDVVNKAVNLMLGKTISDIDMQSGILEEPLKTYIKAPIFSMDKLKDVETALSPEMKSTGEIMVVGNTLEEGFSKLFGKVKKKTVLFALADKEKNTKLPLNLVEEFIKLNYDVYATGNTAIYLSNTGLKINVVGKNAILENLNEIGIVVNTPTKGKILDTFGFKLRRIATELGLLCFTSLDTAKVFLEGEKNNNTEVYCWEGEKKWS; encoded by the coding sequence ATGCTAAATGTTGAAGGAAAAAAGGTGTTAGTACTAGGTTCAGGTCCAATTGTTATAGGTCAAGGTGCAGAATTTGACTATGGTGGAAGTCAAGGGTGTAAAGTGTTAAAAGAAAATAAAGCCCATGTAGTATTAGTCAATAATAATCCAGCTACTGTAATGACAGATAGTGATATGGCAGACAAGATTTACTTTGAATATACAGATCCTAAAACCGTAAAAAAGATTATAAAAAAGGAAAAACCTGAATATGTATTAGCTTCCCTAGGTGGGCAATCAGGTTTAAATACAGTAACAGAGCTATGGGATGAGGGATTTTTACAAAAACATAAAGTAACTCTTTTAGGCTCTAATATTGACACCATAAAAAAAGGTGAAGATAGGTTTTTATTTAAAGAGCTGATGGATAAGGTAGATGTACCCACCATTGATGGAAAGACTGTTCAAGAAATCCAAGAAGGGCTAAAAGTAGCTGAGGAATTTGGGTATCCCGTTGTAGTACGCCCTGCATACACATTAGGTGGAAAAGGTGGGGGGGTGGCTGAAAACCCCAACCAATTAAAAAGTATTCTGAAAGACGGGCTGGCAAGTAGTTTTCGAAATCAGGTTCTAATTGAAAAAAGTATATCTGGATACAGAGAAATTGAATTCGAAGTTGTTAGGGATCGAGTAGGTAACAAACTGACCGTTTGCAGTATGGAAAACTTTGACCCTGTAGGTGTGCATACTGGGGATAGTATAGTGGTAGCTCCATGTCAAACCCTTAATGATAAAGAATACCAGTACATGCGATTTAAAGCACTGGAGATTATTGAAGAAATGAAAATAGTAGGTGCATGTAATATTCAATTTGCAGTAAGTCCCGAAGGAGAGGATTTCCACTATTATATCATTGAAGTAAATCCAAGGGTGAGCCGATCTAGTGCATTAGCTTCAAAAGCTACGGGCTACCCAATTGCTAAATTCGCAACACTTTTAGCCCTTGATTACAGGTTAGATGAGATAACTAATTTTATAACTAAAAAAACAAGTGGATTCTTTGAACCAGTTTTAGATTATTTAGTTGTGAAAATACCCCGCTGGCCTTTTGATAAATTTGATGAAGGTTGTAGGTCTTTGGGTACTAAAATGAAAGCAACAGGTGAAGTGATGTCCATAGACAAAAACTTTGCAGCTGGGCTGTTGAAGGGGATACGGGGCTTAGAGTTAGGTTATGAGCACATACTGATAGACAAGTATAAGGATATACCAATAGAAGATCTTATGGAGCAACTAAGTAAACCTGACGACCTTAGGATTTTTAAAATAGCCCAGTGCCTAAAAAGGGGGATAACAGTAGAGCAAATAAGAAAAATAACAAAAATACACACATATTTCCTTAAAATACTGAGCTCTATAATTACAGTAGATATGGATTTACAAAAAACAAAATTAAACCATTTAACTAAAAAACAGATACTAAAGGCAAAGATTATGGGTTTTGGTGATAAGTACTTATCACAACTTTATAAAATGGACTTAATAAAATGGATGAACTACCGAGCAAAGGATTTGGGTATTACACCCTACTTCGGAGTTGTTGACACCTGCGGTGGTGAGTTCTTAGCAAATACACCTTATTATTACAACACTTACTCCAAAACCTTTGAAGACTTGAAAAATAGTTTAGAAAACAATGTATTAGTAATTGGATCAGGACCAATAAGAATAGGTCAAGGGGTAGAATTTGATTACTGTACTGTACGGGGAATAAAAGCACTGCAAGAACTTGGCTATAATGCAATAATTCTTAACAACAACCCCGAAACCGTAAGTACCGACTTTGATGTTGCAGATCTTCTTCTTTTTGAATCCATAACAGAGGAGGAAGTTTACAATATCACTAAGCTTGTAGGTGTATCAGGAGCTATCCTACAGTTAGGTGGTCAAACTGCTATTAAACTAGGAAGTTTCCTGGAAAACTTAGATGTAAACATCCTTGGCACCAGTTTCAACAGTATTGATTTTTTAGAAGATAGGGATAAATTCTATCAGATTCTTACAGAAATTGGTGTAAATAAAACTGAAGGTAAATTTATAAGTAATTGGGAAGTGGATAAAAATAGCATAGCAGAAGGGGAGCTACCCATGATTGTAAGACCATCATATGTCCTAGGTGGTCAAGGGATGGAAGTAGTTTGGACCTTAGAAGAGCTTAAAAGGTACATTAACAAAGCTGAAAATACAGGTACAACACCAGTTTTGGTTGAGAGATTTTTAACTGGAACAGAGGTTGAAGTAGACGCCATAGCAGATGGTAAGGATATTACAATAATAGGGATTATGGAACACGTAGAGCGAGCGGGAATTCACTCAGGTGATAGTATAGGGGTATATCCAGCTCGGAATATAAACAAGGATATAAAAAATAGCCTTTATAATATAACCCAAAAGATAGTGGAAAAATTACAAATTAGAGGCTTAATTAACCTACAATACTGCATATCTGATGGCGAAATATACTGCTTAGAAGCAAACCCTAGGGCAAGTAGAACAATACCTTTCCTATCAAAAGCTTTAGGGATGGATGTTGTAAATAAGGCGGTGAATCTAATGCTTGGAAAGACCATAAGTGACATAGATATGCAGTCAGGAATTTTAGAGGAACCCTTGAAAACTTATATAAAAGCCCCCATATTCAGTATGGATAAACTAAAGGATGTGGAGACTGCACTAAGCCCTGAGATGAAATCCACAGGTGAGATAATGGTTGTAGGTAATACATTAGAAGAAGGGTTTAGTAAATTATTTGGGAAAGTAAAAAAGAAAACAGTGCTTTTTGCCCTAGCCGATAAAGAAAAAAATACAAAACTACCACTAAACTTGGTGGAAGAGTTTATTAAACTAAACTATGATGTATACGCAACAGGAAATACTGCAATCTATTTATCCAACACAGGATTGAAGATAAATGTGGTTGGAAAAAATGCGATCTTAGAAAATCTAAATGAAATAGGAATAGTAGTTAATACACCTACAAAAGGTAAAATTCTTGATACCTTTGGTTTCAAACTTAGAAGAATAGCAACAGAGCTTGGATTACTATGTTTCACATCACTAGACACAGCAAAGGTGTTCCTAGAAGGGGAAAAAAATAATAATACAGAAGTATATTGTTGGGAAGGGGAAAAAAAATGGAGTTAA
- a CDS encoding dihydroorotate dehydrogenase electron transfer subunit, with amino-acid sequence MELKGLVKSNEFLTSQRDVFQLRIELNREFEFKPGQFINVYCPNKVLPRPISIADKEGNIITLLVRIVGEGTDFLSKTKIGDRVKVIGPLGKGFNTSHGMDKKVAIIGGGIGVAPLLGLRKANFKDAKYYLGFNSEGILVEEFKKVYPTTITYLTEDTTVLEAFEESLKTEVYNFVYACGPEGMLKKLQDILQKNKIPGELSVEKKMACGVGGCLICTCETTKGKKRVCKEGPVFDSQEVLFSE; translated from the coding sequence ATGGAGTTAAAAGGCCTAGTAAAGAGTAATGAGTTTCTAACTAGTCAAAGGGATGTGTTTCAACTAAGAATAGAACTGAATAGGGAATTTGAGTTTAAGCCAGGTCAATTCATAAATGTATATTGCCCAAACAAGGTACTTCCTAGGCCCATAAGTATAGCTGATAAAGAAGGCAACATAATTACATTGCTTGTAAGGATTGTGGGAGAAGGAACGGATTTCTTAAGCAAAACAAAGATAGGGGATAGAGTTAAGGTTATCGGTCCGCTAGGTAAGGGATTTAACACAAGTCATGGAATGGACAAAAAAGTTGCGATAATTGGTGGGGGGATTGGGGTTGCGCCATTATTGGGATTAAGAAAAGCAAATTTTAAAGATGCTAAGTATTACCTCGGCTTTAATAGTGAAGGAATCTTAGTAGAGGAATTTAAAAAGGTATATCCAACAACTATAACATACCTAACAGAAGACACAACCGTACTAGAAGCTTTCGAAGAAAGCTTGAAAACTGAAGTTTACAATTTCGTATATGCATGTGGACCAGAAGGGATGTTAAAAAAACTCCAAGATATATTGCAGAAAAATAAAATACCAGGGGAATTATCCGTTGAAAAGAAAATGGCGTGTGGTGTTGGTGGATGCTTAATATGTACTTGTGAAACTACAAAAGGTAAGAAGAGAGTTTGTAAAGAAGGTCCTGTTTTTGACAGTCAGGAGGTGCTTTTCAGTGAATAA
- a CDS encoding dihydroorotate dehydrogenase — protein sequence MNKLHTEVFGITLKNPITVGSGTYGFGENYKEFYSPTELGAITVKGMTMLPREGNSGTRGAETPGGMLNCVGLQNPGIDVFIKDYLPKLKNEGNIVFANIAGKDIEEFVEMAIKLENSQVDLIELNLSCPNVKEGGIAFGTSGEMVGLITRKVKEVTGKPVVVKLTPNVTDIVSIAVAAEQNGADGLTLINTLLGMAIDVDTGNPILGNVFGGLSGPAIKPVALKMVYQVYKHVKIPIIGMGGIVNERDALEFFMAGASMIGVGTGNFIDPMCPLKIKEGLERYLDIKGIGKITEIVGLAHRGGLTDGK from the coding sequence GTGAATAAACTGCATACAGAAGTTTTCGGTATTACACTTAAAAACCCCATCACTGTTGGCTCTGGGACCTACGGTTTTGGGGAAAACTACAAAGAATTTTATAGTCCAACGGAACTAGGTGCAATAACAGTTAAGGGAATGACAATGCTTCCTCGGGAAGGGAACAGTGGAACAAGGGGGGCAGAGACTCCCGGTGGGATGTTAAACTGTGTTGGTCTTCAAAACCCAGGAATTGATGTATTTATAAAAGATTATTTACCAAAGCTCAAAAACGAGGGAAATATAGTTTTTGCAAACATAGCTGGAAAAGATATTGAAGAATTCGTGGAAATGGCAATTAAACTTGAAAATAGCCAAGTGGATTTAATTGAGCTGAATCTTTCCTGCCCAAATGTTAAAGAAGGTGGAATAGCCTTCGGAACATCTGGGGAGATGGTTGGATTGATTACTAGAAAAGTAAAAGAGGTAACTGGGAAACCTGTGGTGGTAAAACTTACGCCAAATGTTACTGATATTGTTTCCATTGCAGTGGCAGCGGAACAAAATGGAGCAGATGGTCTGACACTGATCAATACCCTTTTAGGTATGGCCATTGATGTGGATACAGGTAACCCTATCTTAGGAAATGTCTTTGGAGGTTTATCAGGACCTGCAATCAAACCCGTTGCATTAAAAATGGTATACCAAGTTTACAAGCATGTAAAGATACCCATAATAGGTATGGGTGGAATAGTTAATGAAAGGGATGCTTTGGAGTTTTTCATGGCAGGTGCTTCCATGATAGGTGTAGGTACAGGGAACTTTATTGATCCTATGTGTCCTTTAAAAATAAAGGAAGGTCTAGAGAGATACCTAGATATAAAAGGTATTGGAAAAATAACAGAAATAGTCGGCTTAGCTCACAGAGGGGGTTTAACTGATGGAAAATAG
- the pyrE gene encoding orotate phosphoribosyltransferase has protein sequence MENRIKEILTESGVLQSGHFVLTSGKHSEEYMQCAKVFQYPHFTKELSEMIAAKFKNSEVDMVIGPAVGGIILSYQVAESLGVMNVFAEREQGKMTLRRGFGIKEGQRILVVEDVVTTGGSVKEVINLVKSRGAIVVGVACLVDRSSNNKVFEEELYGLYHVNITTYESDSCPLCVKGLPITKPGSRNLVEKESYYERNRKF, from the coding sequence ATGGAAAATAGGATTAAAGAGATACTAACTGAAAGTGGTGTACTTCAAAGCGGGCATTTTGTACTAACATCTGGTAAACATAGTGAAGAGTATATGCAATGTGCAAAGGTATTCCAATATCCTCACTTTACTAAGGAACTATCAGAGATGATAGCAGCTAAATTTAAAAATAGTGAAGTAGATATGGTGATTGGACCAGCAGTAGGTGGGATAATCCTATCATATCAAGTGGCAGAATCCTTAGGTGTCATGAATGTATTCGCAGAAAGGGAACAGGGTAAAATGACATTAAGGAGAGGCTTTGGAATCAAAGAGGGGCAGCGTATTTTAGTTGTGGAAGATGTGGTGACAACTGGTGGTTCAGTAAAAGAAGTTATAAATTTAGTGAAATCTCGGGGAGCTATAGTGGTGGGTGTTGCTTGCTTAGTTGATAGGAGTTCTAACAATAAAGTTTTTGAAGAGGAATTATATGGTCTTTATCATGTCAACATCACAACATATGAATCAGATAGCTGTCCATTATGTGTTAAAGGATTGCCAATTACTAAACCAGGTAGTAGAAACTTAGTTGAAAAGGAGAGCTATTATGAAAGAAATAGAAAGTTTTAA
- a CDS encoding S-ribosylhomocysteine lyase, producing MKEIESFKLDHTQVIAPYIRHAGRLKGPVGDVVCKYDIRLIQPNVGAIPTSSLHTLEHLFAVYSRDYLEEEIIDISPMGCRTGFYLIIFGEKDVVEIQRIVIEILKRIIDTDKIPATTAKECGNYRDHSLFGAKEYAREVLEKYQGKKV from the coding sequence ATGAAAGAAATAGAAAGTTTTAAGCTGGATCATACCCAGGTAATCGCACCCTATATACGTCATGCGGGGCGTCTAAAAGGTCCAGTGGGTGACGTAGTATGTAAGTATGATATACGTTTGATCCAACCAAATGTAGGGGCGATTCCCACATCATCCCTTCATACACTAGAACACCTTTTTGCAGTATATAGTAGGGACTATCTTGAAGAGGAAATAATAGATATATCTCCTATGGGTTGTAGGACGGGCTTTTATCTCATAATATTTGGAGAAAAAGATGTCGTAGAGATTCAAAGAATCGTTATAGAAATTTTAAAACGTATAATAGATACTGATAAAATACCTGCCACAACGGCTAAGGAATGTGGAAACTATAGGGATCACTCCTTATTTGGTGCTAAAGAATATGCAAGGGAAGTTTTAGAGAAATATCAAGGTAAGAAAGTATAA
- a CDS encoding lysylphosphatidylglycerol synthase transmembrane domain-containing protein — MKKFFKWSFYFLVIVLFLYTVRKIDFNILNHLKSLSLWKVAFLILLQCLSIVIIALQWQSIIQKFHTKVNLLKIVELNIIGTFTESITPAVKSGGEGVKLLLLKQYFSMEYNEGLSVIIAQKVVSAGVFFLYFLISIICLDFKFTLSYQSCFLFLGILLILGITLYYLFPKKYKAKTTQFLKKVKENLDLIRQDNKLFYQLLVNNLIVWLGYPLKLYIVSSAFDVQLSFFQLSGIIFITYGVSMLPTTPGSIGTYEGTMAMLLTLNKVPLDIALGVSMITRFFTFWLVVLGSGIYLLIKQFLNKEPKEITP; from the coding sequence ATGAAAAAGTTTTTTAAATGGTCTTTCTACTTTTTAGTTATAGTTTTGTTTTTATACACCGTTAGAAAAATAGATTTTAATATTCTTAACCACTTAAAGTCTCTATCCCTCTGGAAAGTAGCATTTCTTATTTTGTTACAGTGTTTATCAATAGTTATAATAGCTTTACAATGGCAATCTATAATACAAAAATTTCACACAAAAGTAAACTTATTAAAAATTGTTGAGCTAAATATCATTGGAACTTTTACTGAGTCCATCACCCCTGCTGTAAAATCAGGGGGTGAAGGGGTAAAACTGTTATTACTAAAACAATACTTCTCCATGGAGTATAATGAGGGATTATCCGTTATAATTGCTCAAAAAGTGGTTAGTGCCGGCGTCTTCTTTCTATATTTTCTCATTTCCATTATTTGCTTAGACTTCAAGTTTACACTTAGTTATCAAAGCTGTTTCCTTTTTTTAGGTATACTTTTAATTTTGGGAATAACTCTATATTACCTATTTCCTAAAAAATATAAAGCTAAAACTACTCAATTCTTAAAAAAGGTCAAAGAAAACTTAGACCTTATAAGACAGGATAATAAGTTATTCTACCAGTTATTAGTAAATAATTTAATAGTCTGGCTAGGATATCCGTTAAAACTATATATTGTTTCTTCGGCCTTTGATGTTCAATTAAGCTTCTTTCAACTATCAGGCATCATATTTATAACATACGGGGTTAGTATGCTACCCACGACACCTGGAAGCATAGGAACATATGAAGGAACCATGGCCATGCTACTGACACTAAACAAGGTACCCTTGGATATAGCCCTAGGTGTATCGATGATAACAAGATTCTTCACCTTCTGGTTAGTTGTATTAGGAAGTGGAATATACTTACTTATAAAGCAATTTTTAAATAAAGAACCTAAGGAAATTACTCCTTAG
- a CDS encoding ferrous iron transporter B: MDCHNTQHVLSPDSRFKFLLMGNPNVGKSVIFSKLTGLNALAANYPGTTVSYTMGTVKFKGETATLIDVPGTYSLDVTSEAEKIAQDFLNQGANAIIFVLDATNLERNLNLALQVLEYKIPTVFVLNMLDVADRKGISIKVDLLEELLGAPVIPQIAVLGQGLNQLLSTSWSVAKDSSQEVIKFSQKDDKWQIAADITKKVQKKTNTSNTLGFMEALDDLTVKPWPGLPITMGLLLLAMGFVVGGGKALRGGILLPLFNGYFVPFVERIVGNILSLNFIQNSIGSIVDINIIQNVLVGEFGVLIKGVEWPITLVLPYVFLFYIVLSFLEDSGLLPRLGILVDGVMKKMGLQGGNLIPVFLGYGCAVPAILGTRASTSMKERKIIATIVALSVPCISQTGAFISLLGNHSFFLVIFMILLSFIVMFITGNILTRIIPGKIDPIILEVPNLLKPNGKTLVRKVWIRIKNFIVEAELPMILAILFAAVVFEFGLLNRLGDVMQPLVVTWLGLPKEASLLLILGIIRRELAVLPMMEMGLSTVQLMVGATVAMFYMPCIAVFGVLAQEFKFKFALFIALLTTSVAFLLGGLVNHFANLLSLIGII, translated from the coding sequence ATGGATTGTCACAATACACAACATGTTTTATCACCAGATAGTAGATTTAAGTTTTTACTTATGGGCAACCCAAATGTAGGTAAAAGTGTAATTTTTTCAAAATTAACTGGTCTTAATGCATTGGCTGCCAACTATCCTGGTACCACTGTATCATATACCATGGGTACAGTAAAATTCAAAGGTGAAACTGCTACCCTAATTGACGTTCCTGGAACATATTCACTAGATGTTACATCTGAAGCCGAAAAAATAGCTCAGGACTTCTTAAACCAAGGAGCAAATGCCATAATATTTGTTTTAGATGCCACAAATCTAGAACGAAATTTGAATCTGGCACTGCAGGTATTAGAATATAAAATCCCTACAGTTTTTGTACTTAACATGCTAGATGTGGCAGACCGTAAAGGGATCAGTATAAAGGTAGATTTATTAGAAGAACTTCTTGGAGCTCCTGTTATACCTCAAATTGCAGTGCTAGGGCAAGGTTTAAACCAGCTACTAAGCACAAGTTGGAGTGTAGCGAAAGATAGCAGCCAAGAAGTTATTAAATTCTCTCAAAAAGATGATAAATGGCAAATAGCTGCTGATATAACTAAAAAGGTTCAAAAGAAAACCAACACTTCTAATACCTTAGGTTTTATGGAAGCCCTTGATGATCTAACAGTTAAACCTTGGCCTGGATTACCAATTACTATGGGTTTACTACTTTTGGCCATGGGATTTGTTGTGGGTGGTGGTAAAGCTTTAAGGGGAGGTATTTTACTCCCACTTTTTAATGGCTATTTCGTCCCCTTTGTGGAACGAATTGTTGGAAATATACTTAGTTTAAATTTTATTCAAAATTCAATTGGTTCAATAGTTGATATAAATATTATTCAAAATGTTCTCGTTGGAGAGTTTGGTGTACTGATAAAAGGTGTTGAATGGCCTATTACATTAGTTCTACCTTATGTTTTCCTTTTTTATATTGTACTATCATTTTTAGAAGATAGCGGTCTACTACCTCGCTTAGGTATATTAGTAGATGGGGTCATGAAGAAAATGGGTCTGCAAGGGGGTAACTTAATCCCTGTGTTTCTAGGGTACGGGTGCGCAGTTCCAGCCATTTTAGGTACTCGTGCTTCCACATCCATGAAGGAGCGTAAAATAATTGCTACTATTGTTGCATTAAGTGTCCCATGTATTTCACAGACAGGTGCATTTATTTCTCTACTTGGTAACCATTCATTCTTCTTAGTCATATTTATGATCCTTTTATCATTTATTGTGATGTTTATAACAGGTAACATTCTAACTAGAATTATACCAGGTAAGATTGACCCTATAATATTGGAAGTCCCTAATCTTTTAAAGCCAAACGGAAAAACTTTGGTCCGAAAAGTTTGGATTAGGATTAAGAACTTTATTGTAGAAGCTGAACTACCTATGATTTTAGCCATATTATTTGCAGCTGTTGTATTTGAGTTCGGTCTTCTTAATCGTTTAGGGGATGTTATGCAACCCCTTGTTGTAACATGGTTAGGGCTTCCTAAAGAGGCTAGCTTACTGCTTATACTAGGTATTATAAGACGGGAGTTGGCTGTACTACCTATGATGGAAATGGGACTTTCCACAGTTCAGTTGATGGTAGGTGCAACTGTTGCTATGTTCTACATGCCTTGCATAGCAGTTTTTGGTGTTCTAGCCCAGGAGTTTAAGTTTAAATTCGCACTATTTATAGCCTTGTTAACTACTTCAGTAGCATTTTTACTGGGAGGCTTAGTAAACCACTTTGCCAATCTTCTAAGTTTAATAGGTATAATATAA
- a CDS encoding FeoA family protein: MTLYSMKNNRKGVIVSTPDNTLLNALGVRCGKCFECKVRQPFGGPMVIQIDDRKVAIDKDIAETIEVSEAAEILEVS, encoded by the coding sequence ATGACATTATATAGTATGAAAAACAACCGCAAAGGGGTAATTGTGTCAACACCAGACAATACCTTGTTGAATGCTTTAGGTGTTCGTTGTGGCAAGTGCTTTGAATGTAAAGTGAGACAGCCCTTTGGTGGACCTATGGTAATTCAGATTGATGATAGAAAAGTAGCCATAGATAAAGATATTGCTGAGACCATTGAAGTCTCTGAAGCAGCTGAAATACTGGAGGTTAGTTAA